Proteins found in one Abyssibius alkaniclasticus genomic segment:
- a CDS encoding rhodanese-related sulfurtransferase, translating into MTWTIAALYQFARFESPAALQGPLKDLGRAQGIFGTLLLAREGINGTIAGPKAGVAAMIDHIRALPGCAALAPKYSTAAAQPFNRFKVRLKAEIVTMGQPDVDPLAGTGQYVPPADWNELISQPDVVVIDTRNDYEVEIGTFEGAVDPHTASFREFPAWWAANKDRFHNKRVAMFCTGGIRCEKSTNFLRGQGVEDVYHLQGGILKYLEEVPAEQSLWQGECFVFDGRVSVGHGLIEGPHDLCHACRRPLLPEDTQRPEYEAGVSCHRCLHETTPERREGFRERQKQMALARARGEVHLGPQNEGEI; encoded by the coding sequence ATGACTTGGACCATTGCCGCCCTTTACCAATTCGCCCGCTTTGAAAGCCCCGCAGCATTGCAGGGGCCGCTGAAAGACCTTGGCCGTGCGCAGGGCATTTTCGGCACGCTTTTGTTGGCGCGCGAAGGCATCAACGGCACGATCGCGGGGCCAAAGGCGGGGGTTGCGGCGATGATCGACCATATCCGCGCCCTGCCCGGCTGTGCGGCGCTTGCCCCGAAATACAGCACCGCCGCTGCGCAGCCCTTTAACCGGTTCAAGGTGCGGCTGAAGGCGGAAATCGTGACAATGGGCCAGCCCGATGTCGACCCGCTGGCAGGCACCGGCCAGTATGTGCCCCCTGCCGATTGGAACGAACTTATCAGCCAGCCCGATGTTGTGGTGATTGATACCCGCAACGATTACGAGGTGGAAATCGGCACGTTTGAAGGCGCGGTTGACCCGCATACCGCCAGCTTTCGGGAATTTCCGGCATGGTGGGCGGCGAACAAAGACCGCTTTCACAACAAGCGCGTGGCGATGTTCTGCACAGGTGGCATCCGCTGCGAAAAATCGACCAACTTCCTGCGCGGGCAAGGGGTGGAGGATGTCTACCACCTGCAGGGCGGTATTCTGAAATATCTGGAAGAGGTGCCCGCCGAGCAGAGCCTCTGGCAGGGCGAATGCTTTGTGTTTGATGGCCGCGTATCGGTTGGCCACGGGCTCATCGAAGGCCCGCACGACCTGTGCCACGCCTGCCGCCGCCCGCTTTTGCCCGAAGACACACAGCGCCCCGAATACGAGGCGGGGGTCTCTTGCCACCGGTGCCTGCACGAGACAACCCCCGAACGCCGCGAAGGCTTTCGCGAGCGTCAGAAACAAATGGCCTTGGCGCGTGCGCGCGGTGAAGTCCATCTTGGCCCGCAAAATGAAGGTGAGATATGA
- a CDS encoding flagellar biosynthetic protein FliR, with protein MFDAMAAIMAQVNPMIGAAVLVFMRIGAFVALLPGFGEQTIPMRLRLAAILAFTLISWPLVAPNLPTDLPPFPALAVLMLIELAIGALMGIAVRLLVMALQIAGAIAAQTTAVSQMAGVAVTPEPMPAIGNALVLAGLALALAAGLPAQAVRAIAESYAVFPAGVLPVAGDVAQWGVARVADAFALGLTLAAPFVIAAFGYNLALGFLNRAMPALMVAFVGAPAITAGALLLLMLAAPLILNVWHDRLSATLEAPWALPQ; from the coding sequence ATGTTTGACGCAATGGCCGCGATCATGGCGCAGGTGAACCCGATGATCGGGGCCGCCGTGCTGGTTTTCATGCGGATCGGTGCCTTTGTGGCCCTGCTGCCCGGCTTTGGCGAACAAACCATCCCCATGCGCCTTCGCCTTGCGGCAATTCTGGCCTTTACGCTGATCAGCTGGCCATTGGTTGCCCCCAACCTGCCAACCGATCTGCCCCCATTTCCGGCTTTGGCCGTGCTGATGCTGATCGAACTGGCCATCGGCGCCCTGATGGGCATTGCCGTGCGGCTTTTGGTCATGGCGCTGCAAATTGCCGGTGCCATTGCCGCCCAGACCACCGCCGTCAGCCAGATGGCGGGCGTTGCCGTGACGCCGGAACCGATGCCCGCCATTGGCAACGCGCTGGTGCTGGCGGGCCTGGCGCTGGCGCTGGCCGCGGGCCTGCCCGCCCAGGCAGTGCGCGCAATTGCCGAGTCCTACGCCGTGTTCCCCGCCGGGGTTTTGCCCGTTGCGGGCGATGTGGCGCAATGGGGAGTTGCGCGTGTTGCCGATGCTTTCGCGCTGGGCCTGACGCTGGCCGCCCCCTTCGTGATTGCCGCATTCGGCTACAACCTTGCGCTGGGGTTTCTCAACCGCGCCATGCCCGCGCTGATGGTGGCCTTTGTCGGCGCGCCCGCCATTACCGCTGGCGCCTTGCTGTTGCTGATGCTGGCGGCCCCGCTTATTCTGAATGTCTGGCATGACAGGCTATCGGCCACGCTCGAAGCGCCCTGGGCGCTGCCACAATGA
- a CDS encoding transglycosylase SLT domain-containing protein produces MNRRIRATSSLIAALFCASAAIAQSADDVGASLCEAASFAAAQERGIPPDVMLAITLTETGRRRAGALRPWPWTVNMEGAGAWFDTLDEALAFATTRYEAGARSFDVGCFQLNYRWHGQNFASIEAMFDPMTNARYAAGFLSDLYDELGSWSAAAGAYHSRTPSYANRYTARFDEIRARLGGDVPAPRLVLAAAPASQRPVLAVHPFLSPGQAALTGPYSAVPVADDGSPAPLLGASGTAAQAPLGSLATGAIETQTHSLLTSGPGALF; encoded by the coding sequence ATGAACCGGAGAATCCGCGCCACTTCTAGCCTGATTGCCGCGCTGTTTTGCGCAAGCGCCGCAATTGCCCAAAGCGCCGATGATGTGGGCGCAAGCCTGTGCGAAGCCGCCAGTTTTGCCGCAGCACAGGAACGCGGCATCCCCCCCGATGTCATGCTTGCCATAACCCTGACCGAAACCGGGCGGCGGCGCGCAGGTGCGTTGCGCCCCTGGCCCTGGACGGTGAATATGGAAGGTGCCGGCGCGTGGTTTGATACGCTCGATGAGGCATTGGCCTTTGCCACGACCCGCTATGAGGCCGGCGCGCGCAGCTTCGATGTGGGCTGCTTCCAGCTCAACTATCGTTGGCACGGCCAGAATTTTGCCTCGATCGAAGCCATGTTCGACCCGATGACCAATGCCCGCTACGCGGCTGGCTTTCTGAGCGATTTATATGACGAGCTTGGCTCGTGGAGTGCGGCAGCAGGCGCCTATCATTCGCGCACCCCCAGCTATGCCAACCGTTATACCGCGCGGTTTGATGAGATACGCGCCCGGCTTGGCGGCGATGTGCCCGCGCCCCGCCTGGTGCTGGCCGCCGCCCCCGCATCCCAGCGCCCCGTTCTGGCCGTGCATCCTTTCCTGTCGCCCGGGCAGGCGGCGCTGACCGGCCCCTATAGCGCCGTGCCCGTGGCTGATGATGGCAGCCCCGCGCCGCTTCTGGGCGCAAGCGGCACAGCGGCGCAAGCCCCGCTCGGCTCGCTCGCCACCGGGGCGATTGAAACCCAAACCCACAGCCTGCTGACCAGCGGGCCGGGTGCCTTGTTCTAG
- a CDS encoding DUF1697 domain-containing protein, which translates to MDSWVILLRGINVGGHGKLPMADLRYIVTAKGAQNVQTYIQSGNVTLRGPRPNADALADEIEARHGFRRPIMVLSADEFAAIMRACPFEPAEGKHLHVFFTGPLDAPDLSAPLALAADDEQLFAGPNAVYLHAPGGIGRSKLAETLPNRLPPETTARNWNTVLKLAEMLALGNSAAP; encoded by the coding sequence ATGGACAGTTGGGTTATCCTTTTACGCGGCATCAATGTTGGCGGCCACGGCAAGCTGCCAATGGCCGATTTGCGTTACATTGTAACCGCAAAAGGCGCGCAAAACGTGCAAACCTACATCCAAAGCGGCAATGTTACGCTGCGAGGCCCGCGCCCAAATGCCGATGCGCTGGCCGATGAGATTGAGGCACGCCACGGCTTTCGCCGCCCGATCATGGTGCTGTCGGCCGATGAATTTGCGGCGATCATGCGCGCCTGCCCGTTTGAACCCGCCGAAGGCAAGCACCTGCATGTGTTCTTCACCGGCCCGCTGGATGCACCGGATTTGAGCGCGCCGCTGGCGCTGGCGGCGGATGACGAGCAGCTTTTTGCAGGCCCCAACGCCGTGTATCTGCACGCGCCCGGCGGGATAGGCCGCTCGAAGCTGGCCGAGACGCTGCCGAACCGTCTGCCGCCCGAAACCACGGCGCGCAACTGGAACACGGTTTTGAAACTGGCCGAGATGCTGGCGCTTGGCAATTCTGCCGCGCCCTGA
- the zapE gene encoding cell division protein ZapE yields the protein MTDGPMSRYRDLVATGRLRDDPGQRLAVEKLQLLHRRLEGYDPRRPRRVGLALFGWGRERITASDIPGLYLFGGVGRGKSMLMDLFFEGAPVDKKRRVHFHAFMQSVHAEIAKARARGTSDPIVPVADAIAESAALLCFDEMQISDITDAMIVGRLFERLFAAGVIVVTTSNRAPDDLYKDGLNRQLFLPFIEQIKARLEVHHLESPFDHRQNRMAGARLYISPLGPAATAALDAAWDDLAGGPGDVLELARPGRLLRLAAFRNGVGRDSFENLCGAALGPGDYLALADALRVLVLDDIPLLGRANNNEAKRFVTLIDALYEARVRLVASAAAEPDELYPDGAGAFEFQRTASRLSEMRSADWAAD from the coding sequence ATGACCGACGGCCCGATGAGCCGCTACCGCGACCTGGTTGCCACGGGCCGTTTGCGCGATGACCCGGGCCAGCGGCTGGCGGTTGAAAAGCTGCAACTATTGCACCGGCGGCTAGAGGGGTATGACCCGCGCCGCCCGCGCCGCGTGGGGCTGGCGCTGTTTGGCTGGGGGCGCGAGCGGATCACGGCGTCGGATATTCCCGGCCTGTATCTGTTTGGCGGCGTCGGGCGCGGCAAATCCATGCTGATGGATTTGTTCTTTGAAGGCGCGCCGGTGGACAAGAAACGCCGTGTGCATTTTCATGCCTTCATGCAATCGGTCCATGCCGAAATTGCCAAGGCACGGGCGCGCGGCACAAGCGACCCGATCGTGCCGGTGGCCGATGCCATTGCCGAAAGCGCCGCGCTGCTGTGTTTTGATGAAATGCAGATCAGCGACATCACCGATGCGATGATCGTCGGCCGCCTGTTTGAACGCCTGTTTGCAGCCGGTGTGATCGTGGTGACCACCTCGAACCGCGCGCCGGATGATTTGTATAAGGACGGGCTGAACCGCCAGCTTTTCCTGCCCTTTATCGAACAGATCAAGGCGCGGCTCGAGGTGCATCATCTGGAATCGCCCTTTGACCATCGGCAAAACCGCATGGCGGGCGCGCGGCTTTACATCAGCCCCCTGGGGCCAGCGGCAACGGCGGCGCTGGATGCGGCCTGGGACGATCTTGCCGGCGGGCCGGGCGATGTGCTGGAGCTTGCGCGCCCCGGCCGCCTGCTGCGCCTTGCCGCCTTTCGCAACGGCGTGGGGCGCGACAGTTTTGAAAACCTGTGTGGCGCGGCCCTTGGCCCGGGCGATTATCTGGCGCTGGCCGATGCGCTGCGGGTGCTTGTTCTGGATGACATCCCGCTGCTTGGCCGCGCAAACAACAACGAAGCCAAGCGTTTTGTCACCCTGATCGATGCGCTTTACGAGGCGCGCGTGCGGCTGGTGGCCTCGGCCGCCGCCGAACCAGATGAATTATACCCCGACGGGGCGGGCGCATTCGAATTTCAGCGCACGGCTTCGCGGCTTTCCGAAATGCGCAGCGCCGATTGGGCGGCGGATTAG
- a CDS encoding EscU/YscU/HrcU family type III secretion system export apparatus switch protein, whose translation MSGASENGEKTYEATAHKLAESRKKGDIARAPDVSVAAAYLGLLAAIIGFGPIAVERLFSALSGTIARADTLAPAVLGAGGGARLFGLLASGLAPMLIILLVPGALVLAVLFAQRTFIFTPSKLAPKLSRISPLQGAKNKFGAKGLVEFAKTLVKMVAVGIVAGVYMVAQGSNILGSAALPAQALAVMLGAVLLALLSNVSIIAVAIGALDFFWQRSHHLSTQRMSHQDMREEHKSNEGDPHMKAQRRQRGQAIAMNQMLADVPKADVVVVNPTHYAVALKWSRSPGSAPVCVAKGVDALAAQIRQLAQEAGVPLHSDPPTARAIHAAVEIGQEIRPEHYKAIAAALRFADAMRKRARNSATGPK comes from the coding sequence ATGAGCGGGGCTAGCGAAAACGGCGAAAAAACCTACGAGGCGACCGCCCATAAACTTGCGGAATCGCGCAAGAAGGGCGATATCGCGCGCGCGCCGGATGTGTCGGTTGCCGCCGCCTATCTGGGGTTGCTGGCGGCAATTATCGGCTTTGGCCCGATCGCGGTAGAGCGGCTGTTCTCGGCCCTGTCCGGCACCATTGCACGGGCCGACACGCTTGCCCCGGCAGTGCTGGGGGCCGGGGGTGGCGCGCGGCTTTTCGGGCTGCTCGCCAGCGGGCTTGCGCCCATGCTGATCATATTGCTCGTGCCGGGTGCGCTGGTGCTGGCGGTGCTGTTCGCGCAGCGCACATTCATTTTCACCCCGTCCAAGCTTGCCCCGAAACTCAGCCGCATCTCGCCCCTCCAGGGCGCCAAGAACAAATTTGGCGCCAAAGGGCTGGTCGAATTCGCCAAAACGCTGGTCAAAATGGTTGCGGTCGGCATTGTGGCGGGGGTCTATATGGTGGCGCAGGGCAGCAATATTCTGGGCTCCGCCGCATTGCCCGCACAGGCGCTGGCGGTCATGCTTGGCGCGGTGCTTCTGGCGCTGCTGAGCAATGTCAGCATCATCGCGGTCGCCATCGGCGCGCTCGATTTCTTCTGGCAGCGCAGCCATCATCTGTCCACCCAGCGGATGAGCCATCAGGACATGCGTGAAGAGCATAAATCCAACGAGGGTGATCCGCATATGAAGGCCCAGCGCCGCCAGCGCGGCCAGGCCATTGCCATGAACCAGATGCTGGCAGATGTGCCAAAGGCCGATGTGGTTGTCGTCAACCCTACACATTATGCTGTGGCGCTGAAATGGTCGCGCAGCCCCGGCTCGGCCCCCGTTTGTGTGGCCAAGGGGGTCGATGCGCTGGCCGCGCAAATCCGCCAACTTGCGCAAGAGGCGGGCGTGCCGCTGCATTCCGACCCGCCCACCGCGCGCGCCATTCATGCCGCTGTCGAGATCGGGCAGGAAATTCGCCCCGAGCATTACAAAGCCATTGCCGCCGCGCTGCGCTTTGCCGATGCCATGCGCAAGCGCGCCCGCAATTCTGCCACGGGACCGAAATGA
- the flhA gene encoding flagellar biosynthesis protein FlhA — MSFSIRALYQPTVLLSLALMAVIVMMVLPVPSFVLDIGLSASFALAILIFTITLFIGRPLDFSAFPTILLASLMLRLSLNVSSTKLIIGEGHNGTAAAGKVIEGFAMFVMGGSVYLGLVVFGVLMIVNFIVITKGAGRMAEVGARFALDGMPGKQLAIDADMAAGAIDHAEAKARRQLEQEETTFFGSLDGASKFVKGDAVAGLLITLLNLVVGLAMGVFMHGMPIGLAFETYAILTVGDGLVTQIPAVIISIAAALLLSKGGNKGATDLALLSQLGRYPVALATVAALMVLFALVPGLPFLPFVAGAIALGLAARRGFQRVRAEAEASAKTAIADAPKAPRKTLGDMLDLDEIHLEFATNLVPTVMDSATGLDARILNMRNHIAGSFGLIIPEIRLTDSTLLPDGTYVIRIQGVEVARSEIEVGQVLVLLAETEATPPPGRDVREPVYGAPARWIDPSLQEDAALLGLSVVNPTEVVATHLLEVLKANFARLFNRRSLRKLLDEFVALSDPARAQANRRILDEMIPDKVSVDMLQSVLRLLLQEQVSIRNLPMILDSIAEAGSGTPEMICEHVRHRMGFQLVSTMQEADGALPLVQLAPEWEPLFQKHQLETAAGGFDVALPPAEFNRLAAAIAEQISLAGETGRYPAIVTTTRRRRFVQAVLSAKGIRNPVFSFEEVGANARPALLGVA, encoded by the coding sequence ATGAGCTTTTCGATCCGCGCGCTGTATCAACCCACCGTGCTGCTCAGCCTTGCGCTGATGGCGGTGATTGTGATGATGGTGCTGCCCGTGCCGTCATTCGTGCTGGATATCGGCCTGTCGGCCAGTTTCGCGCTGGCCATCCTGATTTTCACCATCACGCTATTCATTGGCCGCCCGCTCGACTTTTCGGCCTTTCCCACCATTCTGCTGGCCAGCCTCATGCTGCGCCTGTCGCTCAATGTCAGCTCCACCAAGCTGATCATCGGCGAGGGGCATAACGGCACGGCGGCGGCGGGCAAGGTCATTGAAGGTTTCGCGATGTTCGTCATGGGCGGCTCGGTCTATCTGGGGCTGGTGGTGTTCGGTGTGCTGATGATCGTGAATTTCATCGTGATCACCAAGGGTGCGGGCCGTATGGCCGAGGTTGGCGCGCGTTTCGCGCTTGACGGGATGCCCGGCAAACAGCTTGCCATCGATGCCGATATGGCCGCAGGCGCCATTGATCATGCCGAGGCCAAGGCCCGCCGTCAGCTGGAGCAGGAAGAAACCACGTTTTTCGGCAGCCTTGACGGGGCGTCGAAATTCGTGAAGGGCGATGCGGTGGCCGGGCTGCTGATTACCCTGCTGAACCTGGTGGTGGGCCTGGCTATGGGCGTGTTCATGCATGGAATGCCGATTGGCCTGGCCTTTGAAACCTATGCGATTCTGACCGTGGGCGATGGGCTGGTCACGCAAATTCCCGCTGTCATCATCTCTATCGCTGCCGCGCTGCTGCTGTCCAAGGGTGGCAACAAGGGCGCAACCGACCTTGCGCTTCTGTCCCAGCTTGGGCGCTATCCTGTGGCGCTGGCCACGGTTGCCGCCCTGATGGTGCTGTTCGCACTTGTGCCCGGTCTGCCGTTCCTGCCCTTTGTCGCCGGGGCGATTGCGCTGGGGCTGGCGGCGCGGCGCGGCTTTCAGCGTGTTCGCGCCGAAGCCGAAGCGAGCGCCAAAACCGCCATTGCCGATGCGCCCAAAGCCCCGCGCAAAACCCTTGGCGACATGCTCGATCTAGATGAAATCCATCTCGAATTCGCCACCAACCTCGTGCCGACGGTCATGGATAGCGCCACGGGGCTCGATGCACGTATTCTGAACATGCGCAACCATATCGCCGGCAGTTTCGGGCTGATCATTCCCGAAATACGGCTGACCGATTCCACCCTGCTGCCCGATGGCACCTATGTCATCCGCATTCAGGGCGTGGAGGTGGCGCGCAGCGAAATCGAGGTTGGTCAGGTGCTGGTGCTGCTGGCCGAAACCGAGGCGACGCCCCCGCCCGGGCGCGATGTGCGCGAGCCGGTATATGGCGCCCCCGCCCGCTGGATCGACCCGTCCTTGCAGGAAGATGCGGCGCTGCTCGGCCTGTCGGTCGTCAACCCGACCGAGGTTGTCGCCACGCATCTGCTGGAGGTGCTGAAAGCCAATTTCGCCCGGCTGTTCAACCGCCGCTCGTTGCGCAAGCTGCTCGATGAGTTTGTTGCCCTGTCGGACCCGGCGCGCGCCCAGGCCAACCGCCGGATACTGGATGAAATGATCCCCGACAAGGTGTCGGTCGATATGCTGCAATCGGTGCTGCGGCTGTTGCTTCAGGAACAGGTCTCTATCCGCAACCTGCCGATGATCCTTGATTCCATCGCCGAAGCGGGCAGCGGCACGCCCGAGATGATTTGTGAACATGTGCGCCACCGCATGGGCTTTCAGCTTGTCTCCACCATGCAAGAGGCTGACGGTGCGCTGCCGCTGGTGCAGCTCGCCCCGGAATGGGAGCCGCTGTTTCAAAAGCACCAGTTGGAGACTGCGGCAGGCGGTTTTGACGTGGCCTTGCCACCGGCCGAGTTCAACCGCCTCGCCGCCGCCATTGCCGAGCAGATCAGCCTTGCAGGCGAAACCGGGCGCTATCCGGCGATTGTCACAACCACCCGCCGCCGCCGGTTCGTGCAGGCGGTGCTGTCGGCCAAGGGCATCCGCAATCCGGTGTTTTCCTTTGAGGAGGTCGGCGCCAATGCCCGCCCGGCGCTGCTGGGGGTGGCCTGA
- a CDS encoding thioredoxin domain-containing protein yields MTENSLQSAKLKLTCLTCGTINAFPAARLADGPKCSSCGDALADGKVAEIGLAELEKAARNDSLPLLADLWAPWCGPCRMMAPEFASAAKTLKSRARFVKLDTDRHADAAVRYAIRGIPALLLFDQGRERNRHAGAMRASQITAWVAQNID; encoded by the coding sequence ATGACCGAAAATTCTCTCCAATCCGCAAAACTGAAGCTGACCTGCCTGACCTGCGGCACAATCAACGCATTTCCCGCAGCACGGCTTGCCGACGGGCCGAAATGTTCCAGTTGCGGCGATGCCTTGGCCGATGGCAAGGTTGCCGAGATCGGCCTTGCCGAGCTTGAAAAAGCCGCCCGCAATGACAGCCTGCCGCTGCTGGCCGACCTCTGGGCGCCGTGGTGTGGGCCCTGCCGGATGATGGCTCCGGAATTTGCCAGCGCCGCCAAAACCCTGAAATCCCGCGCGCGGTTTGTGAAGCTCGACACCGACCGCCATGCCGATGCCGCCGTGCGCTATGCCATTCGCGGCATTCCGGCACTGCTGCTGTTTGACCAGGGGCGCGAGCGCAACCGCCATGCCGGTGCGATGCGAGCGAGCCAGATCACCGCATGGGTTGCGCAGAATATCGACTAA
- the ffh gene encoding signal recognition particle protein, whose translation MFETLSDRLSGVFDRLTKQGALSDDDVATALREVRVALLEADVSLPVVRDFVKSVQEKATGQAVTRSVSPGQQVVKIVHDALVATLSGGDEGAGALKIDNPPSPILMVGLQGSGKTTTTAKLAKRLKDRENKRVLMASLDVRRPAAMEQLAILGKQIGVDTLQIVAGQDPVAIAKRAKQQATLGGYDVFMLDTAGRLHIDDVLMDEVIAVRDATNPRETLLVVDGLTGQDAVNVAEQFDGKIGISGVVLTRMDGDGRGGAALSMRAITGKPIKFTGQGEKMDALEEFHPSRVAGRILGMGDIVALVEKAQETLEAEQAERMMKRFQKGQFNMNDMKGQLEQMLKMGGMSGMMGMLPGVGKMQKQMESAGFDDSVLRRQIALINSMTKRERARPELLQASRKKRIAKGAGLEVPELNKLLKMHRQMADMMKKMGKMGKKGLMRGGMGALFGKGAAGMPGAGAAGQPGAAQGALPPGFPGMGKGLPSDLPGGLSGFGKKK comes from the coding sequence ATGTTTGAGACCCTTTCAGACCGCCTGTCAGGCGTATTTGACCGGCTGACCAAGCAGGGCGCGCTGTCGGATGATGACGTAGCAACCGCCCTGCGCGAGGTGCGCGTCGCTTTGCTGGAAGCCGACGTTTCCTTGCCCGTTGTGCGCGATTTCGTCAAATCGGTGCAGGAAAAGGCCACGGGCCAGGCGGTTACGCGCTCGGTGTCGCCCGGCCAGCAGGTTGTCAAGATCGTGCATGACGCGCTTGTCGCCACGCTTTCGGGCGGGGATGAGGGCGCGGGCGCGCTGAAAATCGACAACCCGCCATCGCCCATTCTGATGGTAGGTTTGCAGGGTTCGGGCAAAACCACAACCACCGCCAAGCTCGCCAAACGCCTGAAAGACCGCGAGAACAAGCGCGTGCTGATGGCCAGCCTCGACGTGCGCCGCCCCGCGGCGATGGAGCAGCTGGCGATTCTCGGCAAGCAGATCGGCGTCGACACGCTCCAGATTGTGGCGGGCCAGGACCCTGTTGCCATTGCCAAACGCGCCAAACAGCAGGCCACACTGGGCGGCTATGATGTCTTCATGCTCGACACCGCGGGCCGTTTGCATATTGACGATGTGCTGATGGATGAGGTGATTGCCGTGCGCGACGCCACCAATCCGCGCGAAACCCTGCTGGTGGTTGACGGGCTGACCGGCCAGGACGCGGTGAATGTGGCCGAGCAGTTCGACGGTAAAATCGGCATTTCCGGCGTTGTCCTGACCCGTATGGATGGTGACGGGCGCGGCGGTGCGGCGCTGTCGATGCGCGCCATTACCGGCAAGCCGATCAAGTTTACCGGCCAGGGCGAAAAGATGGACGCGCTGGAAGAGTTCCACCCCAGCCGCGTTGCAGGCCGCATTCTGGGCATGGGCGACATTGTTGCGCTGGTGGAAAAGGCCCAGGAAACGCTGGAGGCCGAACAGGCCGAGCGCATGATGAAGCGGTTCCAGAAGGGCCAGTTCAACATGAACGACATGAAGGGCCAGTTGGAACAGATGCTCAAGATGGGCGGGATGAGCGGCATGATGGGAATGCTTCCCGGCGTTGGCAAAATGCAAAAGCAGATGGAAAGTGCGGGCTTTGATGATTCCGTGCTGCGCCGCCAGATCGCGCTGATCAATTCCATGACCAAACGCGAACGCGCGCGCCCCGAATTGCTGCAGGCCAGCCGCAAGAAGCGTATTGCCAAAGGCGCGGGGCTGGAAGTGCCCGAGCTGAACAAGCTGCTGAAAATGCACCGTCAGATGGCCGATATGATGAAGAAAATGGGCAAGATGGGCAAAAAGGGCCTGATGCGCGGCGGTATGGGCGCGCTGTTTGGCAAAGGCGCCGCCGGAATGCCCGGCGCGGGTGCCGCAGGCCAGCCCGGTGCCGCCCAGGGCGCATTGCCCCCCGGCTTCCCCGGCATGGGCAAGGGCCTTCCATCGGATCTGCCCGGCGGGCTAAGCGGATTTGGGAAGAAAAAGTGA
- a CDS encoding DMT family transporter, with protein sequence MTRSHATGLILLFMTAAIWGAGFVAQREGAAAIPPLTFNATRFFIGCLSLLPVIALFSKPRGKMGPRSAMLIGGIAGGALLFVGINLQQTALAVTTAGKAAFITGLYIIFVPLIGRMLGTRIGGKVFVAAGLSLAGLYLLSVNDGLKLAPGDGLVVVCAVFWALQVLVTGHFAPQLDGPRFAFMQFATVAVLSALGALLFETISLEALVINWWPLAFTGIVATGLAFTLQILAQARVAPTQAALVLSLETVFGALAGWAILDEVFAPRAMLGAALMLGGILLAQLPGIRMRKPIRLWFARRG encoded by the coding sequence ATGACCCGCAGCCACGCCACAGGGCTTATCCTGCTGTTCATGACCGCCGCCATCTGGGGCGCGGGCTTTGTGGCCCAGCGCGAGGGGGCGGCCGCCATCCCGCCGCTTACTTTCAACGCCACACGGTTTTTCATTGGCTGTTTGTCGCTGCTCCCGGTCATTGCGCTGTTTTCCAAACCGCGCGGTAAAATGGGGCCGCGCAGTGCCATGCTGATTGGCGGCATCGCCGGCGGGGCTTTGCTGTTTGTGGGCATCAACCTGCAACAAACCGCGCTGGCGGTGACCACGGCGGGCAAGGCGGCGTTCATCACCGGGCTTTACATTATCTTCGTGCCGCTGATCGGGCGGATGCTGGGCACGCGCATTGGCGGCAAGGTGTTTGTGGCGGCGGGGCTGTCGCTGGCCGGGCTTTATTTGCTGTCGGTCAATGACGGGCTGAAGCTGGCCCCGGGTGACGGGCTTGTGGTGGTGTGCGCGGTGTTCTGGGCGCTGCAGGTGCTGGTGACCGGGCATTTCGCGCCGCAGCTTGACGGGCCGCGCTTTGCGTTCATGCAATTCGCCACCGTCGCCGTGCTAAGCGCGCTTGGGGCGCTGCTGTTTGAAACCATCTCGCTTGAGGCGCTCGTCATCAACTGGTGGCCGCTGGCCTTTACCGGCATCGTGGCGACGGGGCTGGCCTTTACCCTGCAAATTCTGGCCCAGGCGCGCGTGGCACCCACCCAGGCGGCGCTGGTCCTCAGCCTTGAGACCGTGTTTGGCGCGCTGGCCGGATGGGCAATTCTGGATGAGGTTTTTGCCCCGCGCGCCATGCTTGGCGCGGCCCTGATGCTTGGCGGCATTCTGCTGGCGCAACTGCCGGGCATACGAATGCGCAAGCCCATCCGCCTGTGGTTTGCGCGCCGGGGCTAG